A stretch of the Vicia villosa cultivar HV-30 ecotype Madison, WI unplaced genomic scaffold, Vvil1.0 ctg.000177F_1_1, whole genome shotgun sequence genome encodes the following:
- the LOC131625002 gene encoding uncharacterized protein LOC131625002, whose product MDKGKGGRHRETSDTDDHSHRNKADDASGVKNNGVNNKKSPPARPMPSVQNAGAVSFPGAGGNGQKQPVLGVGVGSTSFFLSNLHWWTTDADVEYELCKYGEVRDLSFFLYDDCGKSKGYCKVEFYDPLAAAACKKGLDGHRFNGRPCVVSSSWTPFLGTNQPDVDNKGMKEPNQVEATKPGDENDGRGGIKEGGDGDNSGKKGPDEVEATKPGVGNGGRGGAKEGGDGDNRGYGRGNWGRGNNLGRGSRGHGNLMRNRGGGMGGRSIMMGGSMGRTGGAAPRMLMHPRMGPMSRMGGDACFPGGPIPQSSGNLPSYLSVGLRGVAPYGNYSFCGRGMPMRGKGMIPRSGMGGPNMGRLGGDEHGGGKAAGASYGEEAASDHQNDEVDRDRGDSPNAMREKDRGSERDLPGTSERTFKDDRVPVFDRYVPSENDSEHDHPEIGNLDDREISRARSRDSDIDREQSRSRDHVPDRERGWNRDRGDLPNAMREKDRGSERDLPGTSERTFKDDRVPEFDRYVPTENDSEHDHPEIGNLDDREISRARSRDSDIDRERSRSRDHVRDHERGWNRERQRQDRDGYADHPRLTDHAPQHNDEQERGQSTKPSIKSRLSYPTRKYSHNGKRR is encoded by the coding sequence ATGGACAAAGGCAAAGGAGGAAGGCACCGTGAAACATCTGATACCGATGATCACTCCCACCGCAACAAAGCCGACGATGCTTCAGGAGTTAAAAACAACGGAGTTAACAATAAGAAGTCGCCACCAGCACGGCCAATGCCGTCAGTTCAAAATGCGGGTGCGGTTTCGTTTCCAGGGGCCGGTGGAAATGGGCAAAAGCAACCAGTTTTGGGTGTTGGTGTAGGAAGTACTTCATTTTTTTTGAGTAATTTGCACTGGTGGACTACTGATGCTGACGTTGAATACGAGCTTTGTAAGTATGGAGAAGTTAGGGATTTAAGTTTTTTTCTTTATGATGATTGTGGAAAATCCAAAGGGTATTGTAAGGTTGAGTTTTATGATCCTTTAGCTGCAGCTGCTTGTAAGAAAGGGTTGGATGGACATAGGTTTAATGGTAGACCGTGTGTTGTTTCTTCGTCTTGGACGCCTTTTCTTGGTACGAATCAACCTGATGTGGATAATAAGGGAATGAAGGAGCCTAATCAGGTTGAGGCTACTAAGCCTGGTGATGAAAATGATGGGAGAGGTGGTATCAAAGAAGGTGGAGATGGGGATAATTCGGGAAAGAAGGGGCCTGATGAGGTTGAGGCCACTAAGCCTGGTGTTGGTAATGGTGGGAGAGGTGGTGCCAAAGAAGGTGGAGATGGGGATAATAGAGGTTATGGAAGAGGTAATTGGGGGAGAGGGAACAATCTTGGGAGGGGGAGTAGAGGACATGGTAATCTGATGAGGAATCGGGGCGGTGGAATGGGTGGTAGATCGATCATGATGGGTGGTTCCATGGGTAGAACGGGTGGTGCTGCCCCACGAATGTTGATGCATCCTCGGATGGGTCCTATGAGTAGAATGGGTGGGGATGCATGCTTTCCCGGTGGCCCGATACCTCAGTCCTCTGGGAATTTGCCTTCATACCTCAGTGTTGGTTTGCGCGGTGTAGCACCTTATGGTAATTATTCTTTCTGTGGAAGAGGGATGCCTATGCGTGGTAAGGGGATGATTCCGCGGTCAGGTATGGGTGGTCCTAATATGGGAAGATTGGGTGGTGATGAACATGGTGGAGGCAAGGCTGCAGGGGCAAGTTATGGGGAGGAAGCTGCATCTGATCATCAGAACGATGAGGTGGATCGTGATAGAGGTGATTCGCCTAATGCTATGCGCGAAAAAGATAGAGGATCAGAGAGGGATTTGCCAGGTACGTCTGAAAGAACATTCAAGGATGATAGAGTTCCTGTATTTGACAGATATGTGCCTAGTGAAAATGATTCGGAGCATGACCATCCAGAAATAGGGAATCTTGATGATAGAGAAATTAGTCGTGCACGATCTCGGGATAGTGATATAGATCGTGAACAATCACGATCTCGAGACCATGTCCCTGATCGCGAAAGAGGTTGGAATCGTGATAGAGGTGATTTGCCTAATGCTATGCGCGAAAAAGATAGAGGATCGGAGAGGGATTTGCCAGGTACATCTGAAAGAACATTCAAGGATGATAGAGTTCCTGAATTTGACAGATATGTGCCTACTGAAAATGATTCGGAGCATGATCATCCAGAAATAGGGAATCTTGATGATAGAGAAATTAGTCGTGCACGATCTCGGGATAGTGATATAGACCGTGAACGTTCACGATCTCGAGACCATGTCCGTGATCACGAAAGAGGTTGGAATCGTGAAAGGCAGAGGCAAGATAGGGACGGATATGCTGATCATCCTAGACTCACAGACCACGCGCCACAGCACAATGATGAGCAGGAGAGGGGACAGTCAACAAAGCCTAGCATCAAATCACGATTATCATACCCGACTAGAAAATATTCACATAATGGAAAAAGGAGATAG